A DNA window from Chloroflexota bacterium contains the following coding sequences:
- a CDS encoding 50S ribosomal protein L22 translates to MAIDVRAKARYVPVSPFKARRVINLVRGKDADEALEMLRFMPHSAARPVYKLIASAIANAEENFGLNREDLYIYRIFADEGPTRKWRRFGARGRFKPILKRSSHITVILREHEEE, encoded by the coding sequence ATGGCGATCGATGTCCGCGCAAAAGCGCGTTATGTTCCCGTCTCGCCTTTCAAAGCCCGCCGGGTGATCAACCTGGTGCGGGGGAAGGACGCCGACGAAGCGCTGGAAATGCTGCGCTTCATGCCGCACAGCGCGGCGCGTCCGGTGTACAAACTTATCGCTTCGGCTATCGCGAACGCCGAAGAGAACTTCGGTTTGAACCGTGAGGACCTTTACATCTACCGCATCTTTGCAGATGAAGGCCCTACCCGCAAGTGGCGACGCTTCGGCGCGCGGGGGCGCTTCAAGCCCATTCTCAAGCGCTCCTCGCACATCACCGTGATTCTGCGCGAGCACGAAGAGGAATAG
- a CDS encoding 30S ribosomal protein S5 yields the protein MAQYQPAAQAEDELEERTVEIARVAKVVKGGRRFTFRATVVVGDHRGRVGIGIGKAGAVPDAVRKASERARRNLKKINLYDTTIPHEVIGEVGGARVLLKPASPGTGVIAGGGVRAVLEAVGVRDILTKSLGSNNLLNVVKATMQALEQLKSVEEVAKVRGKKPEEVLPFWDRRNKRHD from the coding sequence ATGGCTCAGTATCAACCTGCTGCACAGGCAGAAGACGAACTGGAAGAGCGCACCGTTGAAATTGCCCGCGTGGCGAAAGTGGTCAAGGGCGGTCGGCGGTTTACTTTCCGCGCGACGGTTGTGGTCGGCGACCACCGCGGCCGGGTGGGCATTGGCATTGGCAAGGCTGGCGCCGTGCCCGATGCGGTGCGGAAGGCTTCCGAACGCGCCCGCCGTAACCTCAAGAAAATCAACCTCTACGACACCACCATTCCTCATGAGGTGATCGGCGAAGTGGGCGGTGCCCGGGTGCTGCTGAAACCGGCTTCCCCCGGTACGGGCGTGATCGCTGGCGGCGGTGTGCGCGCCGTGCTGGAAGCCGTAGGCGTCCGCGACATCCTCACCAAATCTTTGGGAAGCAACAACCTGCTCAACGTGGTCAAGGCCACCATGCAGGCCTTGGAGCAACTCAAATCGGTGGAAGAGGTCGCCAAAGTGCGCGGCAAGAAACCTGAAGAGGTGCTGCCCTTCTGGGACCGGAGGAACAAGCGCCATGACTAA
- a CDS encoding 50S ribosomal protein L15 — MKLHELRPNRGAKRNRKRVGRGIAAGQGKTAGRGTKGQGARAGGGTRLYHQGGNLPFFRRLPFKRGFTPINRVEYNEVNLERLADFPANSEITPEVLAEKGFLSNPRNPVVILGRGEVTVPLKVKAHRVSKSARAKIEAAGGSVEIIAS, encoded by the coding sequence ATGAAACTGCATGAATTGCGACCCAACCGCGGCGCAAAGCGGAACCGCAAGCGCGTGGGCCGGGGCATCGCGGCCGGGCAGGGTAAAACTGCTGGCCGCGGCACCAAGGGCCAGGGCGCGCGCGCGGGCGGCGGCACCCGCCTGTACCATCAGGGCGGCAACCTGCCGTTCTTCCGCCGTTTGCCTTTCAAGCGCGGCTTTACCCCCATCAACCGCGTGGAATATAACGAGGTGAACCTGGAGCGCCTGGCCGATTTCCCCGCAAATAGCGAAATTACCCCTGAGGTGTTGGCCGAAAAAGGCTTCCTCAGCAACCCCAGGAACCCGGTGGTGATTTTGGGGCGGGGTGAAGTCACGGTGCCCCTCAAAGTCAAAGCCCACCGCGTGAGCAAGAGCGCCCGGGCCAAAATCGAGGCCGCAGGCGGCTCGGTGGAAATTATCGCTTCCTAA
- a CDS encoding 30S ribosomal protein S19: protein MGRSLKKGPYVAPKLLRKIEEMNARGEKKVIRTWSRASTIFPQMVGHTIAVHNGRRHVPIYITENMVGHKLGEFAPTRTFRGHIVEKKKRR from the coding sequence ATGGGACGTTCCCTGAAAAAAGGGCCTTACGTAGCCCCGAAGTTGCTCCGCAAGATTGAGGAAATGAACGCCCGCGGTGAAAAGAAAGTCATTCGCACCTGGAGCCGCGCGAGCACCATCTTCCCCCAAATGGTCGGCCACACGATTGCCGTGCACAATGGCCGCCGCCATGTGCCCATCTACATCACCGAAAACATGGTCGGGCACAAACTCGGCGAATTTGCGCCGACGCGGACTTTCCGTGGGCATATCGTAGAAAAGAAGAAGAGGAGATAG
- a CDS encoding 50S ribosomal protein L2, whose protein sequence is MGIKKYKPITPGRRGMLGYTFEEITKTKPERSLIEPLKKHAGRNVYGRVTVRHQGGGNKRYYRIIDFKRDKRGIPARVAAIEYDPNRTARIALLHYADGEKRYIIAPLGLQVGDTVLAGPEAEIRPGNAMPIANIPTGTMIHNIELYPGRGGQLVRSAGSSAQLLAKEGDYAHIRLPSGEVRLVRQECYATIGQVGNVEHSNIKLGKAGRKRHMGIRPTVRGSAMSPRDHPHGGGEGRQPIGLPGPKSPWGKPTLGAKTRRNKKTDKYIVRRRSKKRR, encoded by the coding sequence ATGGGTATCAAGAAATATAAACCAATTACGCCTGGCCGTCGCGGGATGCTGGGCTACACTTTCGAAGAAATCACCAAGACCAAGCCGGAGCGCTCGCTGATCGAGCCCCTCAAGAAGCACGCCGGGCGCAACGTTTACGGCCGGGTCACGGTGCGGCACCAGGGCGGCGGCAACAAGCGCTACTATCGCATCATCGACTTCAAGCGCGACAAGCGCGGCATCCCTGCAAGGGTGGCCGCGATCGAATATGACCCCAATCGCACGGCGCGCATTGCCCTGCTGCACTACGCCGATGGGGAAAAGCGCTACATCATCGCCCCGTTGGGCCTGCAGGTAGGCGATACGGTGCTGGCCGGGCCGGAAGCCGAAATTCGCCCCGGCAACGCGATGCCGATTGCCAACATCCCCACGGGCACGATGATTCACAACATCGAGCTGTACCCTGGCCGCGGCGGGCAACTGGTGCGCTCGGCGGGGTCCTCGGCGCAGTTGCTGGCTAAGGAAGGTGACTACGCTCACATCCGCCTGCCTTCGGGCGAGGTGCGGTTGGTGCGGCAGGAATGCTACGCCACCATCGGCCAGGTGGGCAATGTGGAGCACAGCAACATCAAGTTGGGCAAGGCCGGGCGCAAGCGCCACATGGGCATTCGCCCCACGGTGCGCGGTTCGGCGATGTCGCCGCGCGACCATCCCCACGGGGGTGGTGAAGGCCGCCAGCCCATCGGTTTGCCCGGCCCCAAATCGCCGTGGGGTAAACCGACCCTGGGCGCCAAGACGCGCCGCAACAAGAAGACCGATAAATACATCGTGCGCCGACGCAGCAAGAAACGCCGCTAA
- a CDS encoding 50S ribosomal protein L24, which produces MKVKIRKGDTVLVIAGRDKGKKGEVIRVLPRERRVVVQGVNIRKKHQQQVQAQGQTITPGIIEFEAPIDISNVMLVCPKCGEATRVGVHRTEGIAERYCKRCGAVIE; this is translated from the coding sequence GTGAAAGTGAAGATTCGTAAAGGCGACACCGTGTTGGTGATTGCCGGTCGCGACAAAGGCAAAAAAGGCGAAGTGATTCGGGTGCTGCCGCGCGAGCGTCGGGTGGTCGTCCAGGGTGTCAACATTCGCAAGAAGCACCAGCAACAGGTGCAGGCCCAGGGCCAAACCATCACGCCGGGCATCATTGAATTTGAAGCCCCGATTGATATTTCCAACGTCATGCTGGTGTGCCCGAAATGCGGGGAAGCCACCCGCGTGGGCGTCCATCGTACCGAAGGCATTGCGGAACGCTATTGCAAGCGCTGCGGTGCGGTGATTGAATAG
- a CDS encoding 50S ribosomal protein L29, with protein sequence MKASEIRKLSTEEIEARLAEAREELMHLRFQKTTGELVDTNALRRTRRQIARYLTILRERELEAFAEEGEA encoded by the coding sequence ATGAAAGCCTCAGAGATTCGCAAACTTTCCACTGAGGAAATCGAAGCGCGGCTGGCCGAGGCGCGGGAAGAACTGATGCACCTGCGTTTTCAGAAGACAACCGGTGAGTTGGTCGATACCAACGCCCTGCGTCGGACCCGCCGCCAGATCGCCCGCTACCTGACCATCTTGCGGGAGCGGGAATTGGAAGCATTTGCCGAGGAAGGTGAAGCATGA
- a CDS encoding 50S ribosomal protein L30: protein MTKQKTLRITLVKSPIGYNKRQKGTLRALGLRRMHQTVEHEDNPVIRGMVAKVRHLVRVEESA, encoded by the coding sequence ATGACTAAGCAGAAAACTTTGCGCATTACCCTGGTGAAAAGCCCGATTGGTTACAACAAGCGCCAGAAAGGCACTTTGCGGGCGCTGGGTTTGCGCCGAATGCACCAGACTGTGGAACATGAAGACAACCCCGTCATTCGGGGGATGGTGGCGAAGGTGCGCCACCTCGTCCGTGTGGAGGAGAGTGCGTAG
- a CDS encoding 50S ribosomal protein L14 encodes MIQQESRLKVADNTGAKEILVIRVLGGSKRRYGRVGDVVVATVKSATPNGSVKKSDIVRAVVVRCAKEWRREDGSHIRFDDNAAVILDNDGVNPKGTRIFGPVARELREKGFMKIVSLAPEVL; translated from the coding sequence ATGATTCAGCAAGAATCGCGCTTGAAGGTTGCCGATAACACCGGCGCCAAAGAGATCCTGGTGATCCGCGTGTTGGGCGGTTCCAAGCGCCGCTATGGCCGCGTGGGCGATGTGGTGGTGGCGACGGTCAAGTCGGCCACCCCTAACGGCTCGGTGAAGAAAAGCGACATCGTGCGGGCTGTGGTGGTGCGTTGCGCCAAGGAGTGGCGGCGCGAAGACGGTTCCCACATTCGTTTCGACGACAACGCCGCGGTCATTCTCGACAACGACGGCGTCAACCCCAAGGGCACCCGTATCTTCGGGCCGGTGGCGCGGGAACTGCGCGAAAAGGGCTTCATGAAGATCGTTTCCCTGGCCCCCGAAGTGCTGTGA
- a CDS encoding 30S ribosomal protein S8 — protein MTMTDPIADMLTRIRNAQMAGHTQVEMPSSKMKVAIARILKEEGYIDGYQVLQDKDRPSHKTLRIRLKYVGERRQRRPVIEGLERVSKPGRRVYAGKAELPWVRSGLGIAIVSTPKGVMTSERARKLGVGGEVICKIW, from the coding sequence ATGACGATGACCGATCCCATTGCGGATATGTTGACGCGCATTCGCAACGCGCAAATGGCGGGGCATACCCAGGTGGAAATGCCCAGTTCCAAGATGAAGGTGGCCATTGCCCGCATTCTCAAAGAAGAGGGCTACATTGACGGCTACCAGGTGCTGCAAGACAAAGACCGCCCCAGCCACAAAACGTTGCGGATTCGCCTGAAATATGTTGGGGAACGCCGTCAGCGGCGCCCTGTCATCGAAGGCCTGGAGCGGGTGAGCAAACCCGGTCGCCGGGTTTACGCGGGCAAGGCCGAATTGCCGTGGGTGCGTTCCGGCCTGGGGATTGCGATTGTGAGCACCCCTAAAGGCGTGATGACCAGCGAGCGGGCCCGAAAGTTGGGCGTCGGCGGCGAAGTCATTTGCAAAATCTGGTAA
- a CDS encoding 50S ribosomal protein L5 — MMRLEEKYRNEVVPALMKSLGLDNIMQVPRITKVVVNIGLGEALDNAKALDYAVQDIATITGQKPIITKARKSVAAFKLREGRAIGVKVTLRGDKMWAFLDRLMNVALPRVRDFRGVSPNAFDGRGNYTLGLREQLIFPEIDYDKIDKVRGMEITIVTTARNDEEGRQLLTLLGMPFRKEG, encoded by the coding sequence ATGATGCGTTTAGAGGAAAAGTACCGAAATGAAGTGGTGCCGGCCTTGATGAAATCGTTGGGGCTGGACAACATCATGCAAGTGCCGCGCATTACCAAGGTGGTGGTCAACATCGGCCTGGGCGAGGCGTTAGATAATGCCAAAGCATTGGATTACGCCGTCCAGGATATTGCCACCATCACCGGTCAGAAGCCCATCATCACCAAAGCGCGCAAGAGCGTGGCGGCATTCAAACTGCGCGAAGGGCGGGCCATTGGCGTCAAGGTCACCCTGCGTGGCGACAAGATGTGGGCCTTCCTCGACCGGTTGATGAACGTCGCCCTGCCCCGGGTGCGTGACTTCCGCGGGGTTTCCCCCAACGCTTTTGACGGGCGGGGAAACTACACCTTGGGCCTTCGGGAACAACTCATCTTCCCGGAAATCGACTACGACAAAATCGACAAAGTGCGCGGCATGGAAATCACCATTGTGACCACAGCCCGCAACGACGAAGAAGGCCGTCAATTGCTGACCCTGCTGGGTATGCCGTTCAGGAAGGAAGGGTAG
- a CDS encoding type Z 30S ribosomal protein S14 — MAKKCMIYREQRRKYPTRVRNRCRICGRPRGYMRKFGVCRICFRELALEGKIPGVTKASW; from the coding sequence ATGGCCAAGAAGTGCATGATTTACCGCGAACAGCGCCGGAAGTACCCCACCCGTGTGCGCAATCGCTGCCGTATCTGTGGCCGCCCGCGCGGTTATATGCGCAAGTTTGGGGTGTGCCGGATTTGTTTCCGCGAATTGGCCTTAGAGGGTAAAATCCCCGGCGTCACCAAGGCTTCTTGGTAG
- a CDS encoding 50S ribosomal protein L6 has protein sequence MSRIGRLPVPVPDSVQVEIKGSHVRVKGPKGELAHTFPAAMKITYKPEEKAITVERPSDERQHRAWHGMTRALINNMVVGVSQGFEKVLEIHGVGYRAEMKGKDLVLHVGFSHPVPVTPPEGIEFEVDTKSRPMRIIVRGYDKQRVGQVAADIRKVRPPEPYKGKGIRYAGEAVRRKAGKAGKV, from the coding sequence GTGTCTCGTATTGGACGTTTGCCCGTACCTGTGCCGGATAGCGTGCAGGTAGAAATCAAGGGCTCGCACGTGCGGGTGAAGGGGCCGAAAGGCGAACTGGCCCACACCTTCCCCGCGGCGATGAAAATTACCTACAAACCGGAAGAGAAAGCCATCACCGTGGAACGCCCGTCGGATGAGCGTCAGCACCGCGCCTGGCACGGGATGACCCGCGCCCTCATCAACAACATGGTGGTGGGCGTCAGCCAGGGCTTTGAAAAAGTGTTGGAAATCCACGGTGTGGGCTACCGGGCCGAAATGAAAGGCAAAGACCTGGTGCTGCATGTTGGCTTTTCTCACCCGGTGCCGGTGACCCCGCCGGAAGGCATTGAGTTTGAGGTGGATACCAAATCCCGCCCGATGCGCATCATCGTCCGGGGCTACGACAAACAGCGGGTCGGCCAGGTGGCCGCGGATATCCGCAAGGTGCGCCCGCCGGAACCCTACAAGGGCAAAGGCATTCGCTACGCGGGCGAGGCGGTCCGCCGCAAGGCTGGCAAGGCCGGCAAGGTGTAG
- a CDS encoding 50S ribosomal protein L18 produces MAKKTRREARIRRHLRVRKKIHGTPERPRLNVFRSLGHIYAQVIDDEAGRTLVAASTIDKELRAQMEGLNKTEQARLVGKAIAERALAVGIKTVVFDRGGYQYIGRVKALADGAREGGLEF; encoded by the coding sequence ATGGCTAAGAAAACCCGACGAGAGGCACGAATTCGGCGCCACCTGCGGGTGCGCAAAAAGATCCATGGGACGCCGGAACGCCCGCGGTTGAACGTCTTCCGCAGCCTGGGGCACATCTACGCCCAGGTCATCGACGATGAAGCGGGGCGCACCCTGGTGGCGGCTTCCACCATCGACAAGGAACTGCGCGCCCAGATGGAAGGACTGAACAAGACCGAACAAGCCCGGCTGGTGGGCAAGGCAATTGCCGAGCGCGCCCTGGCCGTCGGCATCAAAACGGTGGTGTTCGACCGTGGTGGTTATCAGTACATCGGCCGTGTGAAAGCCCTGGCCGACGGTGCCCGCGAAGGCGGCCTGGAATTCTAA
- a CDS encoding 30S ribosomal protein S17, with protein sequence MNKRRRLTGVVISDKMDKTVVVRVSRAFRHPLYKKVVRTHKKYKAHDELGAQVGDQVRIVESRPISKTKHWVVEAIVRRARGNEDVVAEQEAEA encoded by the coding sequence ATGAACAAGCGTCGGCGACTTACGGGTGTCGTGATTTCCGACAAGATGGACAAGACGGTCGTGGTGCGGGTAAGCCGTGCTTTCCGGCATCCGCTCTACAAGAAGGTCGTGCGCACGCACAAGAAATACAAGGCCCACGACGAACTGGGCGCCCAGGTAGGCGACCAGGTGCGCATTGTGGAAAGCCGCCCGATTTCCAAAACCAAGCATTGGGTTGTGGAAGCCATCGTGCGGCGGGCGCGCGGCAATGAAGACGTCGTGGCCGAGCAGGAGGCCGAAGCATGA
- a CDS encoding 30S ribosomal protein S3: MGRKVHPIGFRLKINKTWEGRWFAEGPQYREQLHQDLAIRRLIREQAPRAGISRIEIERFPAKVKITVHTAKPGILIGRKGATIKQLRTSLEGLVGSKVDVDINEIKVPDLDAYLVAHNIADQLSRRVSYRRAMQRAIQQAMRQGAKGIKIQVSGRLAGAEMARTVWLRDGRVPLQTLRADIDYAKAEALTTYGRIGVKVWIYKGDVLPEVEEEAPVATEGVYVSE; encoded by the coding sequence ATGGGTCGCAAAGTACATCCGATTGGCTTTCGTCTGAAGATCAACAAGACCTGGGAAGGCCGCTGGTTCGCGGAAGGGCCGCAATACCGGGAGCAACTGCACCAGGACCTGGCTATCCGCCGCCTGATTCGCGAGCAGGCACCGCGGGCAGGGATTTCCCGCATTGAAATCGAACGTTTCCCGGCCAAAGTGAAAATCACGGTGCACACGGCCAAGCCGGGCATTCTGATTGGCCGCAAAGGCGCCACCATCAAGCAACTGCGCACCTCGTTAGAGGGCCTGGTGGGCTCGAAGGTGGATGTGGACATCAACGAAATCAAGGTTCCTGACCTGGATGCCTACCTGGTGGCGCACAACATCGCCGACCAGCTCTCGCGCCGGGTGAGTTACCGGCGGGCGATGCAGCGGGCGATTCAGCAGGCCATGCGCCAGGGCGCCAAGGGCATCAAAATTCAGGTATCGGGCCGCCTGGCGGGTGCAGAGATGGCACGCACCGTGTGGCTGCGTGACGGTCGGGTGCCGCTGCAAACCCTGCGGGCCGATATCGACTATGCCAAGGCGGAAGCCCTGACCACTTACGGCCGGATCGGCGTGAAAGTGTGGATTTACAAAGGTGATGTGCTGCCCGAGGTGGAAGAAGAAGCGCCGGTTGCCACCGAAGGCGTGTATGTGAGCGAGTAG
- a CDS encoding 50S ribosomal protein L16: MLMPKRVKYRKQMRGRMKGKALRGAEVHFGDYGLQALEPGWISARQIEAARRAMVRHMRRRGKIWIRIFPDKPVTKKPAETRMGSGKGNVEFWVAVVKPGRVMFEIAGVPEAVAKEALRLASYKLSVKTKIVVREGLEEA; the protein is encoded by the coding sequence ATGTTGATGCCTAAACGCGTCAAATACCGCAAGCAGATGCGCGGCCGCATGAAAGGCAAGGCGCTGCGGGGTGCAGAGGTGCACTTCGGCGATTACGGCCTGCAGGCCCTGGAGCCGGGGTGGATTTCCGCCCGCCAGATCGAAGCCGCCCGCCGTGCGATGGTGCGCCATATGCGCCGCCGTGGGAAAATCTGGATTCGCATCTTCCCCGACAAACCGGTCACCAAAAAGCCGGCCGAAACCCGCATGGGTTCCGGTAAGGGGAACGTGGAATTTTGGGTGGCGGTGGTCAAACCGGGACGGGTGATGTTCGAAATCGCCGGTGTGCCCGAAGCCGTGGCAAAAGAGGCGCTGCGCCTGGCTTCCTATAAACTCTCGGTGAAGACCAAGATCGTCGTCCGCGAAGGGTTGGAGGAAGCATGA